One Papaver somniferum cultivar HN1 chromosome 10, ASM357369v1, whole genome shotgun sequence genomic window carries:
- the LOC113315924 gene encoding reticuline oxidase-like: MMCRSLTLRFFLFIVLLQTCVRGGDVNDNLLSSCLNSHGVHNFTTLSTDTNSDYFKLLHASMQNPLFAKPTVSKPSFIVMPGSKEELSSTVHCCTRESWTIRLRSGGHSYEGLSYTVDTPFVIVDMMNLNRISIDVVSETAWVESGATLGELYYAIVQSTGTLGLTAGWCPTVGSGGHISCGGFGMMSRM, from the coding sequence ATGATGTGCAGAAGCTTAACATTACGTTTCTTCTTATTCATTGTTTTATTACAAACATGCGTACGAGGTGGTGATGTTAATGATAATCTCCTCTCGTCATGTTTAAACTCCCATGGTGTTCACAACTTCACCACGCTATCAACCGATACAAATTCCGACTACTTCAAACTGCTGCATGCATCCATGCAGAACCCGTTGTTCGCGAAGCCTACGGTATCGAAACCGTCGTTTATTGTAATGCCCGGCAGCAAAGAAGAATTATCGAGCACCGTTCATTGTTGTACAAGAGAATCATGGACTATTCGACTGCGGAGCGGCGGTCATAGTTATGAAGGGTTGTCTTATACTGTTGATACACCTTTTGTGATTGTTGATATGATGAACTTGAATCGAATTTCCATTGATGTCGTGTCGGAAACAGCTTGGGTTGAATCCGGTGCAACACTTGGAGAACTCTACTATGCGATTGTGCAGTCGACGGGAACACTGGGGCTTACTGCTGGTTGGTGTCCGACTGTTGGTAGCGGAGGACATATAAGCTGTGGTGGTTTTGGTATGATGTCGAGGATGTAA